From Sulfurihydrogenibium sp., a single genomic window includes:
- a CDS encoding sulfurtransferase yields MKKVLTLAAAGLLAVSASSKATDLVISVDQAKDLVGKAVFVNGDDPKVFAQGHIPGSVNAYAHDLHYLEDIKKCGGLPMCEKNAQKVISELGISNNSHVIAYDDGKGPNASGVWFFLYLYGVDNVQMLDGGFATWKAKGLPVETGPAKKPAPGKFTVKVRKEILATKDEVLKASKDPNYVILDARRFEEYTGKTLLEALEAPGKHKQVERGGHIPGAKFFEWKKVAGNPNGEPDKPLFKPVDQIKKQLEKAGITPDKTVITYCHVGLGRGSFVYAALKLAGYPKAKVYVGSWDEWGNDKSLPIEQ; encoded by the coding sequence ATGAAAAAAGTTTTAACACTCGCAGCAGCAGGTTTACTTGCAGTATCAGCATCATCAAAAGCGACTGACTTAGTTATCTCAGTAGACCAAGCAAAAGACTTGGTTGGAAAGGCAGTATTTGTAAACGGAGACGACCCAAAAGTATTCGCACAAGGTCACATTCCTGGGTCTGTTAACGCGTACGCTCACGACCTTCACTACTTAGAAGATATTAAAAAGTGTGGCGGTCTTCCAATGTGCGAGAAAAACGCACAAAAGGTTATCAGCGAACTTGGTATCAGCAACAACTCTCACGTTATAGCTTATGACGATGGTAAAGGTCCAAACGCTTCTGGTGTATGGTTCTTCTTATACTTATACGGTGTAGACAACGTTCAAATGTTAGACGGTGGATTTGCTACTTGGAAAGCAAAAGGTTTACCGGTAGAAACAGGACCGGCTAAAAAACCAGCTCCTGGAAAGTTTACTGTTAAAGTTAGAAAAGAAATTCTCGCTACAAAAGATGAGGTTTTAAAAGCTTCTAAAGATCCAAATTACGTTATCCTTGATGCAAGAAGATTTGAAGAATACACAGGAAAAACATTGTTAGAAGCATTAGAAGCTCCTGGAAAGCACAAGCAGGTTGAAAGAGGTGGTCATATACCTGGAGCTAAGTTCTTCGAATGGAAAAAAGTTGCAGGAAACCCTAACGGTGAACCTGACAAGCCATTATTCAAACCGGTTGACCAAATTAAAAAACAACTTGAAAAAGCTGGAATTACTCCGGATAAAACTGTTATTACTTACTGTCACGTAGGCTTAGGTAGAGGTTCGTTCGTATATGCCGCTTTAAAATTAGCTGGATATCCAAAAGCTAAGGTTTACGTTGGTTCTTGGGACGAATGGGGTAACGATAAATCTTTACCAATCGAACAATAA
- a CDS encoding MoaD/ThiS family protein, translating into MKITVEYRNNKIELEFESSKVKAKDILKKLNLSRDYAFVVKNDEIVDLDEYITQSDKVKVINAISGGKF; encoded by the coding sequence TTGAAAATAACAGTTGAGTACAGAAACAACAAAATAGAGCTTGAGTTTGAAAGCAGTAAAGTGAAAGCAAAAGATATTCTAAAAAAGTTGAATCTATCAAGGGATTATGCTTTTGTAGTTAAAAATGATGAAATAGTTGATTTAGATGAGTATATTACACAGTCAGATAAAGTTAAAGTTATCAATGCAATTTCTGGAGGAAAGTTTTGA
- a CDS encoding TIGR00269 family protein has translation MRKCYKCDKKAQIYLPQHRLAFCKDHYLEWFDSRVEKTIKEFKMFDKNSKILVAVSGGKDSLSLWNALVKLGYNVDGFYINLGIGDYSQKSKELALKFTEKIGKTLHIVELKDEIATIPEMKTYDNRPACSICGTIKRYFMNKKAKELGYDIIATGHNLDDEAAVLFSNTLNWSVEYLKRQYPVLKEENGFIRKVKPLCKISEKESAMYAILSGIEYIEEECPYSVGATSIDYKLFLSQLEEKSPGTKLRFYSEFLRKMYPILQSYEEKVELGRCEICGEPSMNRICSYCSLKMKLQAKKEKTV, from the coding sequence TTGAGAAAATGTTATAAATGTGATAAAAAAGCACAGATTTATCTTCCACAGCATAGATTAGCATTCTGTAAAGACCACTATTTAGAATGGTTTGATAGCAGAGTTGAAAAAACAATCAAAGAATTTAAAATGTTTGATAAAAACAGTAAAATTTTAGTAGCTGTATCAGGTGGTAAAGATAGTTTGTCTTTATGGAATGCTCTTGTAAAGCTTGGATACAACGTAGATGGTTTTTATATAAATCTTGGAATAGGAGATTATTCTCAAAAATCTAAGGAATTAGCTTTAAAATTTACAGAAAAGATAGGAAAAACTCTTCATATTGTTGAGCTTAAAGATGAGATAGCAACCATTCCGGAGATGAAAACATACGACAACAGACCAGCCTGCTCTATCTGTGGAACGATTAAAAGATACTTTATGAACAAAAAAGCCAAAGAGCTTGGATATGACATAATAGCAACAGGCCATAACTTGGACGATGAAGCAGCGGTTTTATTTTCCAATACTTTAAATTGGAGCGTTGAATACTTAAAAAGACAGTATCCTGTATTAAAAGAAGAAAACGGATTTATAAGAAAAGTAAAGCCTTTATGTAAAATATCAGAGAAAGAAAGCGCCATGTATGCTATTTTATCAGGCATTGAGTACATAGAAGAAGAATGTCCATACTCAGTGGGAGCAACTTCTATTGACTATAAATTATTTTTATCACAGCTTGAAGAAAAAAGTCCAGGCACAAAATTAAGATTTTATTCAGAATTTTTAAGAAAAATGTATCCGATCCTTCAAAGTTATGAAGAAAAAGTAGAGCTTGGAAGATGTGAAATCTGCGGAGAGCCGTCTATGAATAGAATTTGTTCATATTGCAGTTTAAAGATGAAACTACAAGCAAAAAAGGAGAAAACTGTATGA
- the rpe gene encoding ribulose-phosphate 3-epimerase → MKLLAPSILSADFSILGQQIKDVEEAGADIIHLDIMDGRYVPNITFGPPVVESIRKITDLPFDAHLMIVEPEKYIPDFIKAGVNMISFHMDATIHAHRVVDMIKSNDVKAGVVLNPATPVNTLEEIIHYIDYVLIMSVNPGFGGQKFIPQTAEKVKKLKLLMEETNRTDILIEIDGGVNQENINYLSMLGVNIFVAGNAVFKGNIKENVINLKRKMLGCVI, encoded by the coding sequence ATGAAACTATTGGCACCATCTATTTTATCAGCAGATTTTTCTATTCTTGGACAGCAAATAAAAGACGTAGAAGAAGCAGGAGCTGATATAATTCATTTGGATATAATGGATGGTCGCTACGTTCCAAACATAACATTTGGACCACCTGTGGTTGAATCTATCAGGAAAATAACAGACCTGCCATTTGATGCACATCTTATGATAGTTGAGCCGGAAAAATACATACCGGATTTTATAAAAGCGGGAGTAAATATGATATCTTTTCACATGGACGCAACCATACATGCTCATAGAGTTGTTGATATGATTAAATCTAACGATGTAAAAGCCGGAGTAGTTTTAAATCCAGCAACGCCTGTAAACACTTTAGAAGAAATTATTCATTATATAGATTATGTTCTTATTATGTCGGTCAATCCGGGATTTGGTGGTCAAAAGTTTATTCCACAAACAGCAGAAAAGGTTAAAAAATTAAAACTACTGATGGAAGAGACAAACAGAACAGATATATTAATCGAAATAGACGGCGGAGTTAATCAAGAAAATATAAACTATTTATCCATGCTTGGAGTAAATATTTTCGTAGCCGGAAATGCTGTATTTAAAGGAAATATTAAAGAGAATGTTATTAATTTAAAAAGGAAGATGTTAGGATGTGTAATTTAA
- a CDS encoding DUF3298 and DUF4163 domain-containing protein, producing MCNLKRMALLILILSSLLVGCQKEASKSDVGNKQEVKRNDEVVFTFKSVKEDNGDLNVKYPVFEGEAFKDVNDFIDKEVKKFINDYHDVKKDAKEDNIEPFYHISMAAYLIDNDIVNLKESLSIYQGGAHGSADEIWTVFIKDENQKKYVQIRLSDIINLNGKCEKDLRQAIYEELKRQNASSSKDVLKQDLALDNFYLDQYAIVFVFNPYEVGSFAEGIYKAEIPYNSLPCIKNNSITKKILD from the coding sequence ATGTGTAATTTAAAGAGAATGGCTTTATTAATCTTGATTTTATCAAGCTTATTGGTAGGATGTCAAAAAGAAGCAAGTAAAAGTGATGTGGGAAACAAACAGGAAGTTAAAAGAAACGATGAAGTTGTATTTACTTTTAAAAGTGTAAAAGAAGACAATGGTGATTTGAATGTTAAATATCCAGTTTTTGAAGGAGAGGCTTTTAAGGATGTAAACGATTTTATAGATAAGGAAGTTAAAAAATTCATCAATGACTACCATGATGTAAAAAAAGATGCAAAAGAAGACAACATAGAACCATTTTATCATATAAGTATGGCAGCTTATTTAATAGATAACGATATAGTAAATCTGAAAGAAAGTCTATCTATTTACCAGGGCGGAGCACATGGATCTGCAGATGAAATTTGGACAGTATTCATAAAAGACGAAAATCAAAAAAAGTACGTTCAGATTAGGCTATCTGATATTATAAATTTAAACGGTAAATGCGAAAAAGATTTGAGACAAGCAATATATGAAGAATTAAAGAGACAAAATGCGTCATCATCAAAAGATGTATTAAAACAAGATTTAGCTTTAGATAATTTCTATTTAGACCAATATGCCATAGTATTTGTCTTTAATCCATATGAAGTAGGATCATTTGCAGAAGGGATTTATAAAGCTGAAATACCGTACAATTCTCTTCCTTGTATTAAAAATAATAGCATAACCAAAAAAATTTTAGACTAA
- the def gene encoding peptide deformylase produces the protein MDYKIRTWPDPILKEPTKEVDFFDEKLQEYINKMWEFMYKEEGVGLAANQIGIPYQILVIDTSLRENRSEEETEPPVKMVLINPKIVEKEGEVQSTEGCLSFPGVRITIPRAKRVKVVGKNEKGEDVEIESSEFLAIVLQHEIDHLNGIPFINYLSPLKRKLVLDKYLKSLKELEKA, from the coding sequence ATGGATTATAAAATCAGAACATGGCCAGACCCAATTTTAAAAGAGCCAACAAAAGAAGTAGATTTTTTTGATGAAAAATTACAAGAGTATATAAATAAAATGTGGGAATTTATGTATAAAGAAGAAGGTGTTGGACTTGCTGCAAATCAAATTGGCATTCCATATCAAATTTTAGTTATCGATACGTCTTTAAGAGAAAACAGAAGCGAAGAAGAGACAGAACCACCGGTAAAGATGGTTTTGATAAATCCAAAAATTGTTGAAAAAGAAGGAGAAGTTCAATCAACGGAAGGATGCTTAAGCTTTCCGGGTGTGCGAATTACAATTCCAAGAGCAAAAAGGGTTAAAGTAGTAGGTAAAAATGAAAAAGGTGAAGATGTAGAAATAGAAAGCTCAGAGTTTTTAGCTATCGTACTTCAGCATGAGATAGACCATCTAAACGGCATTCCATTTATAAATTATCTTTCACCATTAAAAAGAAAGCTTGTGTTAGATAAATACTTAAAATCTTTGAAAGAGCTTGAAAAAGCTTAA
- the lgt gene encoding prolipoprotein diacylglyceryl transferase — protein sequence MFPDLISIGGITIHTYGVLTAIGLIVGFYVGLYHAKKEGINEKDYENAFILTVLSGIVGARIAYIIEHKEDFGSFLDFFAIWNGGIDWFGGFLGGLAAAILYLKYKNISILKVGDVAGVSIPIGHFFGRLGCTSAGCCYGKPVPPDSPLRDIAIIFPNDPHCLAPKGIPLYPTQPAEAIGNLLIFAILFYTYRKKTFDGQILSLYLILYGFLRFLLEFWRGVTPPLPYIGLTWNQIITLSMVLAGITLFFYMKKKYAKSV from the coding sequence ATGTTTCCAGACTTAATCAGTATTGGTGGTATCACTATACATACATACGGCGTTTTGACGGCTATTGGTCTTATAGTTGGTTTTTATGTTGGACTTTATCATGCTAAAAAAGAAGGTATTAACGAAAAAGATTACGAAAATGCCTTTATTCTTACAGTCTTAAGTGGTATTGTAGGAGCAAGAATTGCTTACATAATAGAGCATAAAGAAGATTTTGGTTCATTTTTAGATTTTTTCGCAATTTGGAATGGTGGAATTGATTGGTTTGGCGGTTTTTTAGGTGGTTTAGCAGCAGCTATATTGTATTTAAAATATAAAAACATATCAATATTAAAAGTTGGTGATGTGGCGGGTGTTTCTATACCAATAGGACACTTTTTTGGAAGGCTTGGATGCACATCTGCAGGTTGTTGCTATGGAAAACCAGTTCCACCAGATTCACCTTTAAGAGATATTGCAATCATTTTTCCAAATGACCCACATTGTTTAGCACCAAAAGGCATACCACTTTATCCAACTCAGCCAGCGGAAGCAATAGGAAATCTCTTAATCTTTGCCATTTTATTTTATACATACAGAAAAAAGACATTTGACGGACAGATTTTATCTTTGTATCTTATACTTTATGGATTTTTAAGATTCTTATTAGAATTTTGGAGAGGAGTAACGCCGCCTTTGCCATACATTGGTTTAACTTGGAATCAGATAATCACTTTATCGATGGTATTAGCAGGAATAACTTTATTTTTCTACATGAAGAAAAAATATGCAAAATCTGTATAA
- a CDS encoding folylpolyglutamate synthase/dihydrofolate synthase family protein, translating into MQNLYNLFQKKVFNIEPGLERIKSALKELSYPEKNFKSILVAGTNGKGSTSAYLESLFRHYGYKTGLFTSPHLIRENERWQIDRKEIDDKKLQNYINELKPIIEKCNLTYFEACTLLAFKYFSDEKVDIAVVEVGLGGRWDSTNVLEPEISVITNVSFDHMHMLGNTLLDIAFEKTGITRQDKPAVVGRNQPEIIHWLKERKIKEYYIKDIDYFVKEIDFNKYDYRFKEYIFENLEILMLGKRQIENSSLALTTFLLFLDKNNQPVVENIIRKALYNTKWKGRMEIISKNPFIIIDGAHNEEGLIKTFQEIKEIFPNKKIFTIFSFMKDKDTEKMINIIKQNSDFYIATTMPFSRAMTAEDFKNVGIKNVKENHLEAVKELKNSVDKDTIILITGSLYLIGETLKDGWNTFSK; encoded by the coding sequence ATGCAAAATCTGTATAACCTTTTTCAAAAAAAAGTATTTAACATTGAGCCAGGATTAGAAAGGATAAAGTCAGCGTTAAAAGAACTTAGCTATCCGGAGAAAAATTTTAAATCCATTCTTGTAGCAGGAACAAACGGTAAAGGTTCAACGTCAGCATACTTGGAGAGTCTATTTAGACACTATGGCTACAAAACAGGATTGTTTACATCTCCGCATCTGATAAGAGAAAATGAAAGATGGCAGATAGACAGAAAAGAGATCGACGATAAAAAATTACAAAATTACATCAATGAACTAAAACCAATCATAGAAAAATGCAATCTTACATATTTTGAAGCATGCACACTTTTAGCTTTTAAATACTTTTCTGATGAAAAGGTAGATATTGCAGTTGTAGAGGTTGGTCTTGGTGGAAGGTGGGACTCGACAAATGTTTTAGAGCCGGAGATTTCAGTCATTACAAACGTATCCTTTGACCATATGCACATGCTCGGAAACACGCTTTTAGATATAGCATTTGAAAAAACAGGCATTACAAGACAAGATAAACCGGCTGTAGTAGGAAGAAACCAGCCAGAAATCATCCATTGGCTTAAAGAAAGAAAGATAAAAGAGTATTACATCAAAGATATAGACTACTTTGTAAAAGAGATAGATTTTAATAAATACGACTATAGATTTAAAGAGTATATCTTTGAAAATTTAGAAATATTAATGCTTGGAAAAAGGCAGATAGAAAATTCAAGCTTAGCGTTAACAACTTTCCTGCTATTTTTAGACAAGAACAACCAACCGGTTGTTGAAAACATAATCAGAAAAGCACTCTACAATACAAAATGGAAAGGAAGAATGGAAATTATCAGCAAAAATCCTTTTATCATAATTGACGGAGCACATAATGAAGAAGGGCTTATAAAAACATTTCAAGAAATAAAGGAAATCTTTCCAAATAAAAAGATTTTCACTATCTTCTCATTCATGAAAGATAAAGACACAGAAAAAATGATAAATATAATCAAGCAAAATAGTGATTTCTACATAGCTACAACAATGCCATTTTCAAGAGCAATGACAGCAGAAGATTTTAAAAATGTTGGTATTAAAAATGTAAAAGAAAATCATTTAGAAGCAGTTAAAGAGCTTAAAAACAGTGTAGATAAAGATACAATAATATTAATCACAGGTTCGTTATACTTAATAGGAGAGACCTTAAAAGATGGATGGAATACTTTTAGTAAATAA
- the truB gene encoding tRNA pseudouridine(55) synthase TruB — MDGILLVNKPKFITSNDLVIKIKKHLNQKMGHTGTLDYAASGLMVLTVGQGTKITQYLQKLDKQYIAEGKLGEITDTYDSQGKIIETKPVEIDEERLKEIIFSFVGEYYQTPPPYSSKRIGGTRAYKLAKKGVEVQLKPVLIKIYSIEILEINLPYFKIKVDCSSGTYIRSLIKDIGDKAGCGAYMTDLIRTKIGQFDLKDALSFEEILKKNPNEIKLISLKDALYFLPEIKLNQDYEKRFKHGQKLKIDCIESKDIKVLNEKQELIGIGEIIDCILKPKIVLVRSEN, encoded by the coding sequence ATGGATGGAATACTTTTAGTAAATAAACCAAAGTTTATAACTTCAAACGATTTGGTGATAAAGATAAAGAAGCATCTTAATCAAAAAATGGGTCACACAGGCACGCTTGATTATGCAGCATCGGGTTTGATGGTTTTAACAGTAGGACAAGGAACAAAAATAACACAGTATTTACAAAAGCTTGACAAACAGTATATAGCAGAGGGAAAACTTGGAGAAATTACAGACACATACGATAGCCAAGGTAAGATAATAGAGACAAAACCTGTTGAGATTGATGAAGAAAGGTTAAAAGAGATAATTTTTTCTTTTGTAGGAGAATACTATCAGACACCACCGCCGTATTCATCAAAAAGGATAGGTGGAACAAGGGCTTACAAACTTGCAAAAAAAGGAGTAGAAGTTCAGCTAAAACCTGTATTAATAAAAATATACAGCATAGAAATCTTAGAGATAAATCTACCATACTTTAAAATAAAAGTTGACTGTTCTTCAGGTACTTATATTAGAAGCTTAATAAAGGATATTGGAGACAAAGCAGGCTGCGGAGCTTACATGACAGATTTAATTAGAACTAAAATAGGACAGTTTGATTTAAAAGATGCTTTATCGTTTGAAGAAATATTAAAGAAAAATCCAAATGAGATAAAGCTAATCAGTCTAAAAGATGCATTATACTTCTTACCAGAAATTAAACTAAATCAAGATTATGAAAAAAGATTTAAACATGGACAAAAATTAAAAATTGACTGTATAGAATCAAAAGATATAAAGGTTTTAAATGAAAAGCAAGAGCTAATAGGTATAGGAGAGATAATAGACTGTATTTTAAAGCCAAAGATAGTTTTGGTTAGAAGTGAGAATTAA
- a CDS encoding site-2 protease family protein: MSFNIVDVIFMIPALLTAVIFHEVAHGYVAYKLGDNTAKLEGRLTLNPIPHIDIFGSLLVPGLLILINSPFLFGWAKPVPINPYNFRKVNFRQGLVITSFAGPGANFLLAIIFSLFYWIFRNEGFLTFLASFMPSNLIEAIVVPLIIFFKYAVMTNLIIGIFNLLPIPPLDGGHILLNLLPNHMYEKVAPYEQYGFFILILLLMSGVLSKIIFPIYSYLISILIQ, encoded by the coding sequence ATGAGCTTTAATATAGTTGATGTTATTTTTATGATACCGGCTTTACTTACTGCAGTTATCTTTCATGAAGTGGCTCATGGGTATGTTGCTTATAAGCTGGGAGATAATACCGCAAAATTAGAAGGAAGGTTAACTTTAAATCCAATACCTCATATTGATATATTTGGCTCTTTATTAGTTCCAGGACTTTTGATTTTGATTAATTCTCCGTTTTTGTTTGGCTGGGCAAAACCTGTTCCGATAAATCCATATAACTTCAGAAAAGTTAATTTTAGGCAAGGTTTGGTAATTACATCTTTTGCCGGACCAGGAGCTAACTTTCTTCTTGCAATTATTTTTAGTCTTTTCTACTGGATATTTAGAAACGAAGGATTTTTAACATTCTTAGCATCTTTTATGCCTAGTAATCTGATTGAAGCTATTGTTGTTCCTTTGATTATTTTCTTTAAGTATGCTGTGATGACAAATCTTATTATTGGAATATTTAATTTACTACCAATTCCACCATTAGATGGCGGACATATTTTATTAAACTTATTACCTAATCATATGTATGAAAAAGTTGCACCATACGAGCAATATGGGTTTTTTATTTTAATCCTGCTTTTAATGTCAGGTGTTCTAAGTAAAATAATATTTCCTATATACAGTTATTTGATTAGTATTTTAATTCAATAA
- a CDS encoding alkaline phosphatase D family protein has protein sequence MLLNRREFISLSLSTLYLLTHNLEVLAGDAVEIFDLGIASADPTQDGIILWTRINPNIHSKLNKDLILEISQSPEMKESSVIKIPGDKIIKERDYTIRLTIDNLKPGNTYYYRFSYADVPSMIGRFKTLPAGNVENYRMGFVTCQNYADGYFTAYRHLANEDVGFILHLGDQIYERIYGKARVPGRDLAFPSGHSIALDLEDYKYLYTTYLSDKDYQLARAMHPFIYIWDDHEYANDYSFDYEKGFYKLPKHPFENDREKVLNLRKAAILAWHFYTPSRAKLNLNAQNPLEWITIYRDFKIGELAHLICLDERSYRTPQPCDKRYASSGCEDQYKTSMLGENQKFWFYEKLKQGNSWKIVANEVQFVQGKINGLYGSLDAWDGYIKERQEIIEFLNKNNINKFVALTGDRHAGLIAEIPTEFKENYEKIVGVEFMTPAVSSISAAEANWWKDYGVKDADEYAQLEIKQNPWTKYLSHRVWGYSILDIDKSSAKCQIVSVNKYKKDSDKEIAATYQYIPGKGLAKV, from the coding sequence ATGCTTTTAAACAGAAGAGAGTTTATAAGCTTATCATTATCAACCTTGTATTTACTTACACATAACTTAGAAGTATTGGCGGGCGATGCAGTAGAAATTTTTGACCTTGGAATTGCAAGCGCAGACCCAACACAAGACGGCATTATACTATGGACAAGAATCAATCCCAATATTCACAGTAAATTAAACAAAGACCTTATATTAGAGATATCACAAAGTCCAGAGATGAAAGAATCATCAGTCATAAAAATACCCGGAGATAAGATTATAAAAGAAAGAGACTACACAATCAGATTAACAATAGACAATCTAAAACCAGGAAATACTTACTATTACAGATTTTCCTATGCAGATGTGCCTTCAATGATAGGTAGGTTTAAAACTCTGCCGGCAGGAAATGTTGAAAATTACAGAATGGGATTTGTTACCTGTCAAAACTACGCCGATGGATATTTTACAGCCTACAGACACTTAGCCAATGAAGATGTAGGATTTATCCTGCATCTTGGAGACCAAATCTACGAGAGAATTTATGGCAAAGCAAGAGTTCCAGGCAGAGATTTAGCTTTTCCATCAGGTCATAGCATCGCACTTGATTTAGAAGATTATAAATATCTATATACAACATACTTATCAGACAAAGATTATCAGCTTGCAAGAGCAATGCATCCATTTATCTATATCTGGGATGACCATGAATATGCAAACGATTACTCATTTGACTACGAAAAAGGGTTTTATAAACTTCCAAAACATCCTTTTGAAAATGACAGGGAAAAAGTCCTTAACCTAAGAAAAGCTGCAATATTGGCATGGCATTTTTACACACCTTCAAGGGCTAAATTAAACCTTAACGCTCAAAATCCTTTGGAATGGATTACCATTTATAGAGATTTCAAAATTGGAGAATTAGCACATTTGATTTGCTTAGATGAAAGGTCTTACAGAACTCCGCAACCTTGCGATAAAAGATACGCATCTTCAGGTTGTGAAGACCAGTATAAAACCTCAATGCTTGGAGAAAATCAAAAATTCTGGTTTTATGAAAAGCTAAAACAAGGAAATAGTTGGAAAATAGTAGCTAATGAAGTTCAATTTGTACAAGGAAAAATAAATGGACTTTATGGCTCCTTAGATGCTTGGGATGGATATATAAAAGAAAGACAAGAGATAATAGAATTTTTAAACAAAAATAACATAAACAAATTTGTAGCCCTTACAGGAGATAGACACGCCGGCTTGATTGCAGAAATACCTACAGAATTTAAAGAAAATTATGAGAAAATCGTAGGAGTAGAGTTTATGACGCCTGCAGTATCCTCGATCTCTGCAGCAGAAGCCAACTGGTGGAAAGATTACGGAGTTAAAGATGCTGACGAATATGCCCAGTTAGAAATAAAACAAAACCCATGGACAAAGTATTTAAGCCATAGAGTATGGGGATATTCTATTTTAGATATAGATAAATCATCTGCTAAGTGTCAAATAGTAAGCGTTAACAAATATAAAAAAGACTCAGATAAAGAAATAGCAGCGACTTATCAGTATATTCCTGGAAAGGGATTAGCGAAAGTTTAA
- a CDS encoding energy transducer TonB — protein sequence MKFSDDKKPVSFILSLLFSSLSAYGTYLLFNIKLHEPPKPPTIIEIVEFPKEKPEIKRPEQPKKQITKEVKKEIHKLKQIVKHKEPIEKQKPEVKQEVKQEVKTENKPIEPIKEEPKQDFKKPEIVEKPPEIKKPEPPPPPPKHEELPSPPPPPPKKPDQSEINHYYATVRKIIESKKRYPEEAKRKEEEGTVLVRFTIDEDGNVKDVSLVRSSDSNILDRETLKLLKSLKFPPPPEGKSITLNLEIEYKLN from the coding sequence ATGAAATTTTCTGATGATAAAAAACCAGTTTCATTTATTCTTTCTTTGCTTTTTTCTTCCTTATCAGCCTATGGAACTTATCTACTTTTTAATATTAAACTTCACGAGCCACCAAAACCACCTACCATCATAGAAATAGTTGAGTTTCCGAAAGAAAAACCGGAAATTAAGAGACCCGAGCAACCAAAAAAACAGATTACAAAAGAAGTTAAAAAAGAAATTCATAAGCTAAAACAGATTGTTAAGCACAAAGAACCAATAGAAAAACAAAAACCTGAAGTAAAGCAAGAAGTAAAGCAAGAAGTTAAGACAGAGAATAAACCAATAGAGCCAATAAAAGAAGAGCCAAAACAAGATTTTAAAAAACCAGAAATCGTAGAAAAACCACCAGAAATAAAAAAACCAGAACCGCCACCTCCGCCACCAAAGCATGAAGAGCTACCTTCGCCACCACCTCCACCACCAAAAAAACCTGACCAATCAGAAATTAACCATTATTATGCAACTGTTAGAAAAATCATAGAATCCAAAAAACGATACCCAGAAGAAGCAAAAAGAAAGGAAGAAGAGGGGACTGTTTTAGTAAGATTTACAATAGATGAAGATGGTAATGTTAAAGATGTATCACTTGTTAGGTCAAGCGACAGTAACATCTTGGATAGAGAAACTTTAAAGCTTTTAAAGAGCTTAAAATTTCCTCCACCACCGGAAGGAAAGTCTATAACGCTAAATTTAGAGATAGAATACAAACTAAACTAA
- a CDS encoding biopolymer transporter ExbD, which produces MNKHKKLSLLYLLEEQENEKEEIQIIPMIDVMLFLLTFFILYTLNVLPMLYQNIKLPTSSTVEQNQIQEPLKVYIDKEGNIKTEKFGTGVEALKQYLKTVKSPEEAIVILIPDKDATAQSLMVAIDTLKENKITKISIAGEKK; this is translated from the coding sequence ATGAACAAACATAAAAAGCTTTCATTGCTTTACCTCCTTGAAGAGCAGGAGAACGAAAAGGAAGAAATTCAAATAATTCCTATGATAGATGTTATGCTATTTCTACTCACCTTTTTCATTCTTTATACTCTTAATGTACTGCCTATGTTGTATCAAAACATTAAACTCCCTACATCTTCGACAGTAGAACAAAACCAAATTCAAGAACCTTTGAAAGTATATATAGACAAAGAAGGAAATATTAAAACAGAAAAATTTGGAACAGGAGTAGAAGCTTTAAAACAGTACCTTAAAACAGTTAAATCTCCGGAAGAAGCTATAGTTATTCTAATTCCAGACAAAGACGCAACAGCCCAATCACTGATGGTAGCAATAGACACTCTTAAAGAAAACAAAATAACAAAAATATCTATCGCCGGTGAAAAGAAATGA